The Deltaproteobacteria bacterium genome includes a window with the following:
- the cysS gene encoding cysteine--tRNA ligase gives MSIKLYNTLTKKKEAFEPLIEGRVSIYVCGITAYDVCHVGHARSAVVFDIITRYFKYRGYHVTYVKNFTDVDDKIIIKANSDGKTISEISDRYIREHDEDMDTLRIARPTFAPRATEHIDGMINLIRILFDKGLAYEVDGDVYYAVEKFKGYGKLSGRSLEDMSAGARVDVSEKKRNPLDFALWKGSKEGEPWWESPWGRGRPGWHIECSVMSQHFLGETFDIHGGGEDLIFPHHENEIAQSEGATGKPLANYWIYNGFVKVSSEKMSKSLGNFFTVKDILQNYHPEVLRLFMLQSHYKSPVDFSDESLAEARMGMDRFYATLKAIKEVLAGCGSFSGITIENLSGKDRDIVDRLISLPDKFKDAMDDDFNTPRTIGYIFDIVRLVNGYMADEKLPVSAETCFALYTAKRVITATGGVLGLFFDDPDDYFTQDRDREARKQGLDVNEIDRLIEERRTARLAKDWKRADEIRRALAEKKIILQDTPAGTTWKSE, from the coding sequence ATGTCCATAAAATTATACAACACACTTACGAAGAAGAAAGAAGCATTCGAACCCCTCATTGAGGGAAGAGTAAGCATCTATGTATGCGGCATCACTGCATATGATGTCTGTCACGTAGGTCATGCACGTTCGGCTGTGGTTTTCGATATCATTACGAGGTATTTTAAGTATCGGGGTTATCACGTCACGTATGTGAAAAATTTCACCGATGTGGATGATAAAATCATTATAAAGGCCAATTCGGATGGGAAAACAATATCTGAGATATCCGACAGGTATATCAGAGAGCATGACGAAGATATGGACACACTCCGGATAGCCCGGCCTACATTTGCCCCCAGGGCTACAGAACACATCGATGGCATGATAAACCTGATCAGGATTCTCTTTGATAAAGGTCTGGCGTATGAGGTCGATGGTGATGTGTACTACGCAGTTGAAAAATTTAAGGGATACGGGAAGCTTTCAGGCAGAAGCCTGGAAGATATGTCGGCCGGCGCCCGGGTGGATGTGAGCGAGAAAAAAAGGAATCCCCTCGATTTTGCCCTCTGGAAGGGCAGCAAAGAAGGGGAACCGTGGTGGGAAAGCCCCTGGGGCAGGGGGAGACCGGGGTGGCATATTGAGTGTTCGGTTATGAGTCAGCATTTTCTGGGGGAGACTTTTGACATCCACGGCGGCGGAGAAGACTTGATATTCCCGCATCATGAAAACGAGATTGCGCAGTCGGAAGGCGCAACGGGGAAACCCCTGGCCAACTACTGGATATATAATGGTTTTGTCAAAGTCAGCAGCGAAAAGATGTCGAAATCCCTCGGCAACTTCTTTACCGTGAAGGATATTTTACAAAATTACCACCCGGAAGTGTTGAGGCTCTTCATGCTTCAGAGCCATTACAAGAGCCCTGTTGACTTTTCGGATGAGTCCCTTGCCGAGGCAAGGATGGGTATGGATCGGTTCTACGCAACTTTGAAAGCTATCAAAGAAGTATTGGCAGGTTGTGGGAGTTTCTCCGGGATCACCATTGAAAATCTTTCCGGAAAAGACAGAGATATAGTTGACAGGCTTATATCACTTCCGGATAAATTCAAAGATGCTATGGACGATGATTTTAATACGCCGAGAACCATTGGCTATATCTTCGATATTGTGAGACTTGTCAATGGTTACATGGCAGATGAGAAATTGCCCGTCTCAGCCGAAACATGCTTTGCCCTCTATACGGCAAAAAGAGTTATTACGGCAACAGGTGGGGTCTTAGGGTTATTCTTCGACGACCCTGACGATTATTTCACGCAGGATAGGGACAGGGAAGCCAGAAAACAGGGATTGGATGTGAATGAAATAGATCGTCTGATTGAAGAAAGACGAACCGCCCGGCTGGCAAAGGACTGGAAAAGAGCCGATGAGATCAGGCGTGCCCTTGCGGAAAAAAAGATCATCCTCCAGGACACCCCTGCCGGCACCACCTGGAAAAGTGAATAA
- a CDS encoding PhzF family phenazine biosynthesis protein gives MGEIIIQIDAFTDRPFRGNPAAVCILSRHRDDTWMQSVAREMNLSETAFLEKREDGFNLRWFTPAVEVELCGHATLASAHALWEIGYLNPKEQARFFTKSGLLTAALTDDWIEMNFPVEPETSASAPPDLSRALGVGFTYVGKNRFDYLVEIDSEESIRRINPDFSLLATIPMRGVIVTSPSRSTEYDFVSRFFAPQVGVNEDPVTGSAHCCLGPYWGARLGKHETVGYQASSRGGIVRVRMDKDRVYLGGQAVTVLRGELSDHC, from the coding sequence ATGGGAGAAATAATTATTCAGATTGATGCATTTACAGATCGACCATTTAGGGGAAATCCTGCGGCTGTCTGTATCCTGTCCCGACATCGTGATGATACGTGGATGCAAAGTGTGGCACGGGAGATGAATCTTTCCGAGACAGCATTTCTGGAAAAAAGGGAGGATGGTTTTAATCTCCGCTGGTTCACACCGGCTGTCGAGGTGGAACTCTGCGGACACGCCACCCTCGCCAGTGCCCATGCCTTATGGGAAATCGGGTATCTCAATCCAAAAGAACAGGCACGCTTTTTTACCAAAAGCGGATTGCTGACGGCAGCACTCACGGATGACTGGATCGAAATGAATTTCCCCGTTGAACCCGAAACCTCAGCATCAGCGCCCCCGGATCTTTCCCGTGCTCTGGGAGTCGGATTTACCTATGTGGGGAAAAATCGCTTCGACTATTTGGTGGAAATCGATTCGGAAGAATCCATTCGCCGGATCAATCCCGATTTTTCGCTCCTTGCAACAATACCGATGCGGGGCGTCATCGTCACAAGCCCTTCCCGCTCCACGGAATACGATTTTGTCTCCCGGTTCTTTGCACCACAGGTTGGCGTCAATGAGGACCCCGTCACGGGTTCGGCACATTGTTGCCTTGGACCATACTGGGGGGCCCGGCTCGGCAAGCATGAGACGGTTGGCTACCAGGCCTCATCCAGAGGCGGTATCGTGAGGGTTCGCATGGATAAGGATCGTGTTTATCTCGGCGGACAGGCCGTCACTGTGTTACGGGGGGAGTTGTCGGATCACTGCTGA
- a CDS encoding iron transporter, whose protein sequence is MKLDRKQLKEGLISGLRKGLDGFIWIMKILLPVSFFTAIIAWSGLLNRADFLLQPVMSLLSLPAMAALPLLIGMLTNIYGGIAAMAVLPFSRDQMTLMAIFLLIAHNLIQEGIVQAKSGIHPLKATLFRLAAALFTVIAVAPFFDITTTVLSASDFSYETPRPFIEAFHEWGFTTLILSIKIFAIIMCILTLLEILKTFDLINPMVRLLNPLLKIMGLDQKMGFLWLTAVIFGVAYGGAVIVEEVKAGHLSREELEELHLSIGINHAMVEDPSLFLSLGLSPFWLWIPRLIVAILAERLLTLWRAFRKMRR, encoded by the coding sequence ATGAAACTGGACAGAAAACAGCTCAAAGAAGGCCTGATATCAGGTCTTCGTAAAGGTTTGGACGGTTTTATATGGATCATGAAGATCCTCCTCCCCGTTTCTTTTTTCACAGCCATTATTGCCTGGAGCGGTTTGCTAAACCGGGCTGATTTTCTCCTGCAGCCGGTAATGAGCCTTCTCAGTCTGCCGGCGATGGCTGCTTTACCTCTCCTTATCGGTATGCTCACAAATATCTATGGTGGGATTGCCGCAATGGCGGTGCTTCCTTTCTCAAGGGATCAGATGACTCTGATGGCCATTTTTCTTCTTATCGCCCATAATCTGATTCAGGAAGGCATTGTCCAGGCGAAATCAGGAATTCATCCCCTTAAAGCCACATTATTCCGTCTTGCCGCTGCCCTGTTTACGGTAATCGCAGTGGCGCCTTTTTTTGATATCACGACAACTGTATTGTCTGCTTCAGACTTCTCTTACGAGACACCCCGACCTTTTATTGAGGCATTTCATGAGTGGGGATTTACCACACTAATCCTCAGTATCAAGATATTTGCGATTATTATGTGTATCCTGACGTTATTAGAAATCCTGAAGACCTTTGACTTGATCAACCCTATGGTAAGATTGCTCAACCCGCTCTTGAAGATTATGGGCCTCGATCAAAAGATGGGATTCCTTTGGCTCACCGCTGTCATTTTCGGGGTGGCATACGGCGGGGCCGTGATTGTGGAAGAAGTCAAGGCAGGTCACCTGTCAAGAGAAGAACTGGAAGAACTGCATCTCTCCATCGGCATCAATCATGCGATGGTGGAAGACCCCAGCCTCTTTCTTTCGCTGGGTCTCAGTCCTTTCTGGCTCTGGATACCGCGATTGATCGTTGCTATCCTCGCAGAGCGGCTGCTTACTCTATGGCGGGCTTTTCGGAAAATGCGGCGTTGA
- a CDS encoding glycosyltransferase encodes MKKYRKQFRIWKNDLRLKREQRYYYTLFTSHNLTIPDEKTIRQAMKNRFPHIRRKDKGSLKILAIYHHYNWENESLKPSLEKFGQVRHYDWFEQFNHQKKNWQKAVMAEMNRDLVKRAEQWMKQDSTDVIFTYLSGELVTPETVRTLRNFGVPMVNLALNDKEHFVGKIRRSRSMGSRDICRYFDICWTSTEDAVKKYCVEGAIPLHFPEGANPEIHRPHTLEKTIDVSFVGQCYGNRSEIIKRLASRGIHVEAYGYGWPNGPLSTEDMVRMYSKSRISLGFGGVIGLSNTYCLKGRDFEIPMSGGLYLTEYHPELDRFYNLGSEILTYKDFDDLVEKIRFLLSSREKADEIRRKGFERARREHSWEMRFEKIFHLLGLI; translated from the coding sequence TTGAAAAAATACCGGAAACAATTTCGGATCTGGAAAAACGATCTCAGGCTGAAGCGGGAACAACGCTACTATTACACTCTATTCACTTCACACAATCTTACCATTCCCGACGAGAAAACCATCCGGCAGGCTATGAAAAACAGGTTCCCCCATATTCGCCGAAAAGACAAGGGGAGTTTGAAAATACTCGCCATCTATCACCATTACAACTGGGAAAATGAATCATTGAAACCATCTCTCGAAAAATTCGGGCAGGTCCGGCACTACGACTGGTTTGAACAATTCAACCACCAGAAAAAAAATTGGCAGAAAGCTGTAATGGCAGAAATGAATAGAGACCTCGTAAAACGGGCAGAACAGTGGATGAAACAGGACTCAACCGATGTTATCTTTACCTATCTTTCCGGGGAGCTGGTGACGCCGGAAACTGTTCGTACATTAAGGAACTTCGGCGTTCCCATGGTTAATCTTGCCCTGAACGACAAGGAACATTTTGTGGGTAAAATCAGACGAAGTCGGTCCATGGGCTCCAGGGATATCTGCCGTTATTTTGACATTTGCTGGACGAGCACGGAGGATGCCGTGAAAAAATATTGTGTGGAGGGAGCAATTCCCCTCCATTTTCCCGAAGGGGCAAACCCGGAAATCCATCGACCACATACTCTAGAAAAAACCATCGATGTGTCCTTCGTAGGCCAGTGCTATGGAAATCGATCTGAGATCATCAAAAGACTTGCCTCTCGCGGCATTCACGTCGAAGCCTACGGGTACGGCTGGCCGAATGGCCCCCTGTCTACGGAAGATATGGTACGCATGTACTCAAAAAGCCGGATTAGCTTAGGCTTCGGAGGTGTCATCGGCCTTAGCAACACTTATTGTCTTAAAGGGAGGGATTTTGAAATACCCATGAGCGGAGGGCTTTACCTTACCGAATACCATCCTGAGCTGGATAGATTTTATAACCTTGGCTCAGAGATTCTTACCTATAAAGATTTTGATGACCTGGTGGAAAAAATCCGTTTTCTTTTATCAAGTCGTGAAAAGGCTGATGAGATCAGAAGGAAGGGATTCGAACGCGCACGTCGTGAACATTCCTGGGAGATGCGCTTTGAGAAGATATTCCACCTTCTAGGATTAATCTAG
- a CDS encoding glycosyltransferase family 2 protein — protein sequence MDLSIIIVSYNTSDLIGTCLASVIASDDVIKKEIFIVDNASTDGSAAFIRNNFPSVLLIENTENRGFAAANNQILTQCNGRYIFFLNPDTSVMPGTFKEAVSFMDACPYIGLAGTKIINPDGSHQDSVSYRYPGEKYTAGELSGLPGQIACVLGAGMIAHAKLIKDMRGFDEDFFLYGEDEDLCLRIRKSEYEIGYINSAVVVHYGGQSERPTTSSEVWKKKTNAEFLFYQKHYLPETIARIKRAHLLKTRWRIAALKLTIPFCKDKANVKEKLIKYQAIQDEICKIENSIKQKK from the coding sequence ATGGATCTATCGATTATTATAGTGTCCTATAACACATCCGATCTGATTGGAACCTGCCTCGCATCGGTTATTGCATCTGATGACGTGATAAAAAAAGAGATTTTTATCGTCGACAATGCCTCTACGGATGGAAGTGCAGCTTTTATAAGGAACAATTTCCCCTCTGTGCTTCTCATTGAAAACACAGAGAACAGGGGATTCGCAGCCGCCAATAATCAGATACTTACACAGTGCAACGGACGTTACATCTTTTTCCTCAACCCGGATACGAGTGTAATGCCGGGAACCTTTAAAGAAGCGGTATCGTTCATGGATGCATGTCCGTACATCGGACTCGCCGGGACAAAAATAATCAATCCAGACGGCAGCCACCAAGACTCGGTTTCCTACAGATATCCCGGGGAAAAATACACGGCAGGTGAACTCTCAGGGCTCCCAGGGCAAATAGCCTGTGTCCTCGGCGCCGGTATGATAGCACACGCAAAGTTGATAAAAGATATGAGAGGTTTCGATGAGGATTTTTTCCTCTATGGCGAGGATGAGGATCTATGTCTGAGAATCAGGAAATCAGAGTACGAAATCGGTTATATAAATTCAGCCGTTGTTGTTCATTATGGCGGGCAGAGTGAGCGCCCGACAACGTCATCGGAAGTATGGAAAAAGAAAACAAATGCCGAGTTTCTATTTTATCAGAAGCATTATCTTCCCGAAACCATAGCGCGAATCAAAAGAGCTCATTTACTTAAGACACGGTGGAGAATAGCTGCCCTGAAACTGACAATTCCCTTCTGTAAAGATAAGGCAAATGTGAAAGAAAAATTAATTAAATATCAAGCTATTCAGGACGAAATCTGCAAAATAGAAAATAGTATTAAGCAAAAGAAATAA
- a CDS encoding glycosyltransferase family 4 protein: MTHNISKIAIVIPKYGLVGGAENFVSELTKCLSVNRQYDIHVFANKWLTNSDNLTFHRVPVITFPKFLTTISFACFAKNKIAKMDFDLIHTHERIFEADMYTMHGTPHRFWIHGVRKKHMSLHDHATEWVEKILIKNVRCRRFLPVSHLTKEIFLQVYDVDSEKVQVIHPGVDVERFRNFDREQCRQEIRNLWGIGPCDVVILFVSMNFDIKGLDTLMAVVAKLKQCDLATKIKLLIVGKGEEKKYRRMANNLGISNDVIFAGIHKEKLEQIYLASDVFSILSKFDTFGITVLEAMAASLPVVVSGNVGAKDLVMHGINGFIIEERTDIDTISEKIGVLLNKEVRIQMGEAARETALNNTWESIAKKYESIYDELLQRNS, from the coding sequence ATGACACATAATATCTCTAAAATAGCCATCGTAATTCCCAAATACGGCCTTGTAGGCGGAGCAGAAAATTTCGTTTCAGAACTTACAAAATGTTTGAGCGTTAACCGCCAATACGATATTCATGTCTTCGCCAACAAATGGCTGACAAACTCAGATAATCTTACATTTCACAGGGTGCCTGTTATTACCTTTCCCAAATTTCTGACAACAATCAGTTTTGCCTGCTTCGCAAAAAACAAAATAGCAAAGATGGATTTTGATCTGATACATACCCATGAGAGGATATTTGAGGCCGATATGTATACGATGCATGGCACGCCTCACCGATTCTGGATCCATGGGGTCCGCAAGAAGCACATGAGTCTTCATGACCATGCTACAGAGTGGGTAGAAAAGATTTTAATAAAGAATGTGAGATGCAGGAGATTCCTCCCTGTATCACATTTGACGAAGGAAATATTTCTACAAGTCTACGATGTTGATTCGGAAAAAGTACAGGTAATTCACCCCGGCGTTGATGTGGAAAGATTTCGAAATTTCGATCGAGAACAATGCCGTCAGGAAATAAGAAACCTCTGGGGAATAGGTCCATGTGACGTTGTTATTCTTTTCGTTTCCATGAACTTTGACATCAAGGGCCTCGATACACTCATGGCAGTTGTGGCAAAATTGAAACAATGTGATCTTGCAACAAAAATCAAATTACTCATTGTGGGAAAAGGTGAAGAAAAGAAATACAGGCGGATGGCAAATAACCTGGGAATAAGCAACGATGTTATTTTCGCCGGCATCCATAAAGAAAAACTCGAACAAATCTATCTTGCCAGCGATGTGTTTTCCATTTTATCAAAATTCGACACATTCGGCATAACCGTCCTGGAAGCCATGGCTGCTTCCTTGCCCGTTGTTGTAAGTGGGAATGTTGGTGCAAAAGACCTCGTAATGCATGGTATCAATGGATTTATCATTGAAGAAAGGACCGATATAGATACAATCAGTGAAAAAATTGGTGTTTTATTGAACAAAGAGGTAAGAATACAAATGGGGGAAGCCGCCCGCGAGACGGCGCTGAATAATACATGGGAGAGTATCGCGAAAAAATACGAGAGCATTTATGATGAGTTACTGCAGCGAAATTCGTAA
- a CDS encoding O-antigen ligase family protein, translating into MENTIHDVRGHLLNHIILYFLLINSFNSKKRLTSLAWIIVISATTFSITGMFYYYTIMDNPIETIRFGHLLFDSVNVSTELPVNFIGTLTIFAILICLNFFFQESRFDRRVTIITCTIPLLVATLLTQSKGSFVSLVIASTILLLLKAKKIALFFLIAMVLIGIFTPLKTESLKQRLAINYVTYEVIKDHPILGIGFGMQTFINNIDKESYMNRVPEKYRPEEIYTPHNLLLDITVRLGLIGLILFFSIIFVFGKMCRETIRKTRDDDIKEWGRFTVISFVAYFTIGMAEPVFLFSASATVFYIILAIITILWRLNQEERVIHDQPDTANNTNN; encoded by the coding sequence ATGGAAAATACTATCCATGACGTGCGGGGGCATTTGCTGAACCACATTATTCTATATTTTTTGTTAATCAACTCTTTTAATTCTAAAAAGCGGCTAACTTCGCTGGCATGGATTATTGTCATATCGGCTACTACTTTTTCAATTACCGGAATGTTCTATTATTATACAATAATGGATAATCCGATTGAGACGATAAGGTTCGGCCATTTATTGTTTGATTCGGTTAATGTGTCTACGGAACTTCCCGTAAATTTTATCGGAACATTAACCATTTTTGCCATTCTCATCTGTCTGAACTTTTTTTTTCAAGAGTCTCGTTTCGATCGTCGTGTTACTATCATTACTTGTACGATTCCATTACTTGTCGCTACGCTTTTGACTCAAAGCAAAGGATCTTTCGTATCTCTGGTGATTGCATCAACCATCCTATTGTTGCTAAAAGCAAAGAAGATCGCGTTATTCTTTTTAATTGCCATGGTGCTTATTGGTATTTTTACACCCTTAAAAACAGAATCCTTAAAACAACGATTGGCAATTAATTATGTCACCTATGAAGTAATCAAAGATCATCCTATATTAGGCATCGGTTTCGGTATGCAAACGTTTATTAATAATATTGATAAAGAATCATACATGAATAGAGTACCGGAAAAATATAGACCAGAAGAAATTTATACACCCCATAATTTGTTGTTAGATATTACCGTGCGGCTTGGCTTAATTGGTCTAATATTGTTTTTTTCCATAATCTTTGTCTTTGGAAAGATGTGTCGGGAAACCATTAGAAAAACAAGAGACGATGATATCAAAGAGTGGGGTAGATTTACGGTCATCTCGTTTGTAGCTTACTTCACAATCGGAATGGCGGAACCCGTATTTCTGTTTAGTGCATCGGCCACTGTGTTTTATATAATCCTTGCTATCATTACAATATTATGGCGTCTGAATCAGGAGGAGCGGGTTATTCATGACCAGCCTGACACTGCCAACAATACTAACAACTGA
- a CDS encoding glycosyltransferase translates to MIPDIAYLILNYNPAGEQKATGILGTVLDTFYNRKSRNLSCDVFLLDQGSPEIHRKWIVDKQNQYGFSTILLNRNIGISRAINLFVRTCKSPVLGLITSDVLITTGMDEDLFSKVQIPEVYQATPFTDKSDVDYQMWQPREEFGADHLDLTDLKKTKISLLEKLINKEKKSYLRYIGVEFNVMFWRRAIFDEIGYFDEQWKACYENNDFSLRCFLAGGCTALSLNSFVWHYHKVTEKNRSRRQCFTHYGNDWAQKMRRMWDDKWPGLNNYIDIYKPLKDKNISHYPKLYEQFKKNIYLSYEQDIDYF, encoded by the coding sequence ATGATTCCTGATATTGCCTATCTGATTTTGAATTATAATCCGGCCGGGGAACAAAAAGCCACGGGAATTCTCGGTACGGTACTCGATACATTCTATAATCGTAAAAGTCGGAATTTGTCCTGCGATGTTTTTCTCTTAGATCAGGGTTCACCTGAAATCCATCGAAAATGGATTGTCGATAAACAGAACCAGTACGGGTTTTCTACAATACTTTTGAACCGTAACATTGGTATCAGCCGGGCGATAAACCTTTTTGTGAGGACCTGTAAATCTCCGGTTTTGGGGTTGATAACCTCTGACGTTCTTATTACTACCGGAATGGACGAGGATTTGTTCAGCAAGGTGCAAATTCCGGAGGTTTATCAAGCCACACCGTTTACGGATAAGAGTGACGTGGATTACCAAATGTGGCAGCCCAGAGAAGAATTCGGCGCTGATCACCTCGATCTAACGGATCTTAAAAAAACGAAAATATCTTTGCTCGAAAAACTAATCAATAAAGAGAAAAAAAGCTATCTCAGGTATATCGGTGTTGAATTTAATGTCATGTTCTGGCGAAGAGCCATATTTGATGAAATCGGCTATTTTGATGAACAGTGGAAGGCATGCTATGAGAACAACGATTTTTCGCTGAGGTGTTTTCTTGCCGGTGGCTGCACGGCACTGAGCCTGAATTCATTTGTCTGGCATTATCACAAGGTTACGGAGAAGAATAGATCAAGAAGGCAATGCTTCACCCATTATGGAAACGATTGGGCGCAAAAAATGAGAAGAATGTGGGATGATAAATGGCCTGGCTTAAATAATTATATTGATATCTACAAACCGCTAAAAGATAAAAATATCTCCCATTACCCGAAACTATACGAGCAATTCAAAAAAAACATATATTTGTCGTATGAGCAGGATATTGATTATTTTTAG
- a CDS encoding glycosyltransferase family 2 protein: MEKLSLSVAVITKNEAGNLSDCLKSVDFAEQIVVVDSGSIDDTVTIASDFGCDVFIEPWRGFGPQKQFAIDQCRNSWVLVLDADERIPKDTALAIKKLVLSPLTAANGFSFPRKNFFQERWIRHAGWWPDRVVRLFRKNMGRMTQVKVHESVEVDGLVEALVYPIEHLTEGRLSQILQKIDLYSTLGAEEAFVEGKTATMWSAAFRAKLTFLQNYILRLGCLDGSQGLTLAITDAVNKFFKYAKLAEMNKQFKKKQ, encoded by the coding sequence ATGGAAAAGTTATCATTATCAGTGGCTGTCATCACAAAAAACGAAGCAGGAAATTTATCCGACTGCCTGAAAAGTGTCGATTTTGCAGAACAGATTGTGGTGGTGGACTCTGGTAGCATAGATGATACCGTTACAATTGCATCCGACTTCGGTTGCGATGTATTTATAGAACCATGGCGAGGTTTCGGTCCCCAAAAACAGTTTGCCATTGATCAATGCAGAAATTCATGGGTTCTTGTTCTTGACGCCGATGAACGTATTCCCAAGGATACTGCTCTGGCAATAAAAAAGCTAGTTTTAAGTCCGTTGACAGCAGCTAATGGTTTCAGTTTTCCCCGGAAAAACTTTTTTCAGGAGCGATGGATTAGACATGCAGGGTGGTGGCCGGATAGGGTCGTGAGGCTTTTCCGAAAAAATATGGGCCGTATGACGCAGGTAAAGGTTCACGAATCGGTAGAAGTCGACGGTCTCGTGGAAGCGCTTGTTTATCCTATAGAACATCTGACAGAAGGACGCCTGAGCCAGATTCTCCAAAAAATCGACCTGTATTCAACCCTCGGCGCCGAGGAAGCTTTCGTAGAAGGGAAAACAGCTACAATGTGGTCCGCAGCCTTCCGGGCAAAACTCACATTTCTTCAAAACTACATTTTGAGACTTGGTTGTCTCGATGGTTCTCAGGGCCTTACTCTGGCAATTACCGATGCAGTGAATAAATTTTTTAAATACGCCAAGCTGGCAGAAATGAACAAACAATTCAAAAAAAAGCAATGA
- a CDS encoding DUF2191 domain-containing protein yields the protein MRSTVTIEKDILDELLRETKARSKASAVKIAISGYLKRKKIERIRSMRGKLDFDLTADEIRHYER from the coding sequence ATGAGATCCACTGTCACCATTGAAAAAGATATTCTTGATGAACTTCTCAGAGAAACAAAAGCCAGGAGCAAGGCGTCTGCTGTGAAGATAGCTATCAGCGGATACCTGAAACGAAAAAAAATAGAGAGGATCAGGTCTATGAGGGGCAAATTGGATTTTGATCTGACGGCTGATGAAATAAGGCACTATGAACGGTAG
- a CDS encoding PIN domain-containing protein gives MNGRKILVDTSIWIDYFKNKSSGIADKVDEMLAGDEVYVPKIVIAELIQGAKSEREVAVIEEFIDAFHIVDQGADTWIKAGKLSFSLKKKGKNINLSDCYIAVIAEEHGCHIFTLDGHFEEIQKFFDIHLMMSS, from the coding sequence ATGAACGGTAGAAAAATCCTGGTCGATACTTCCATCTGGATTGATTATTTCAAAAATAAATCATCCGGTATTGCCGATAAAGTGGACGAAATGCTTGCCGGGGACGAAGTGTATGTGCCGAAAATCGTCATTGCTGAATTGATCCAGGGGGCTAAATCAGAACGGGAAGTTGCGGTAATAGAAGAATTTATCGATGCCTTCCATATTGTTGATCAAGGAGCAGATACCTGGATCAAAGCAGGTAAGCTGTCTTTCAGTTTGAAAAAGAAAGGCAAGAACATCAATTTGTCTGACTGTTATATTGCTGTCATAGCCGAGGAACATGGTTGCCACATTTTTACGCTGGATGGGCACTTCGAAGAGATTCAGAAATTTTTTGACATTCATTTAATGATGAGTTCGTAA
- a CDS encoding nucleotidyltransferase domain-containing protein: protein MKDMIPALVHFFQNEAERFGVRAAFLYGSFARGFPRQDSDLDVAIVFDDDSDEDIIYRRLVDISLLLSERSGRDVNVIPIYWDFRKPLLYYNAIVLGIPVFIKNIDDLKYFKLEALLQMEDFAIFGLEWQSNMARHNLEVIRHA from the coding sequence ATGAAAGACATGATCCCAGCGCTGGTGCATTTTTTTCAGAATGAGGCAGAACGCTTCGGCGTAAGGGCGGCGTTTTTGTACGGTTCATTTGCACGTGGATTTCCCCGCCAGGATTCCGACCTTGACGTGGCAATCGTCTTCGATGACGACTCCGATGAGGACATCATTTACCGGCGACTTGTGGACATTTCTTTGCTTCTGTCGGAAAGAAGCGGTCGGGATGTCAATGTAATTCCCATCTATTGGGATTTCAGAAAACCTCTACTTTATTACAATGCCATCGTATTGGGCATTCCTGTTTTCATTAAAAATATCGATGACTTGAAATACTTTAAACTGGAAGCTCTGCTTCAAATGGAAGATTTCGCAATCTTTGGCCTGGAATGGCAGTCTAACATGGCCAGGCATAATCTGGAGGTTATCCGTCATGCCTGA